From a single Prionailurus bengalensis isolate Pbe53 chromosome A1, Fcat_Pben_1.1_paternal_pri, whole genome shotgun sequence genomic region:
- the UPF3A gene encoding regulator of nonsense transcripts 3A isoform X3 — translation MRSEKEGAGGPGAAVAARGPSGREKPSAVEVQFRRESPRREPEAPPASFFVCGDGICKHREEKKTVLSKVVIRRLPPSLTKEQLEEQLHPLPAHDYFEFFTADFSLYPHLYSRAYINFRNPDDILLFRDRFDGYIFIDSKGLEYPAVVEFAPFQKIAKKKLKKKDAKTGSIEDDPEYKKFLETYCVEEEKTNANPETLLGDMEAKTRELIARRTTPLLEYIKNRKLEKQRIREEKREERRRRELEKKRLREEEKRKKRDEERCKRKEADKQKRIAEREVRIKLLKKPEKGEEPTTEKPKERGEEMDTRDGEQESCPGCAVRKPMPLGSSLEEPREKSQNESNEEQRELDRRFREKDPETQRCHLDDSRKQRAHCEFDTFSRRNEEELRWGKGGPPDRGKKGSQDSGNAVEAAERPGKEQRSEGGPAAKTERPGNKDRPALQLYQPRVRIRAREGGRGTSVECPGRNKDEAEDSAQGGSQKSEEAGKGTYL, via the exons CTCGTTCTTCGTTTGCGGGGACGGCATTTGCAAACATCGCGAGGAGAAGAAAACGGTCCTGAgcaag GTGGTCATCCGGCGGCTTCCTCCCAGCCTCACCAAGGAGCAGCTGGAAGAGCAGCTACACCCACTGCCGGCACATGATTACTTTGAGTTCTTTACTGCTGATTTCAG TCTTTATCCTCATCTCTACTCAAGAGCATACATTAATTTTAGAAATCCTGATGACATCCTTCTTTTTAGAGATCGTTTTGATGGATATATCTTCATTGACAGTAAAG GCCTAGAATATCCTGCAGTGGTAGAGTTTGCCCCATTCCAGAAGATAGCCAAaaagaagctaaagaaaaaagatgCCAAAACCGGAAGCATTGAAGATG atcCGGAATACAAGAAGTTTTTGGAAACTTACTGTGTGGAGGAAGAGAAAACGAATGCCAATCCTGAAACTCTTCTGGGAGACATGGAGGCAAAGACAAGAGAGCTTATTG CTAGAAGAACCACACCTCTTttggaatatattaaaaatagaaaattagagaAGCAG AGGATTCGAGAAGAGAAGCGAGAAGAGCGAaggaggagggagctggagaaGAAGCGCTTacgggaagaagaaaagagaaaaaagagagacgaGGAGAGGTGTAAGAGAAAAGAAGCAGACAAACAGAAGAGAAtagcagagagagaagtaagGATTAAG CTTcttaagaaaccagaaaagggagaggaaccAACCACtgagaagccaaaagaaagaggagaggaaatggaTACTAGAGATGGAGAACAGGAGTCCTGTCCTGGCTGTGCTGTCCGGAAGCCCATGCCCTTGGGGAGCTCGCTGGAGGAGCCCAGGGAAAA GTCACAGAATGAGAGCAATGAAGAGCAAAGGGAGTTGGACCGAAGATTCAGAGAAAAAGACCCTGAAACACAAAGATGCCACTTGGATGACAGTAGAAAGCAGAGAGCTCACTGTGAGTTTGACACGTTTTCGCGGAGAAATGAGGAGGAGCTGAGATGGGGGAAAGGAGGCCCCCCcgacagagggaagaaggggagccAGGACAGTGGCAACGCTGTGGAGGCAGCAGAGCGGCCCGGGAAAGAGCAGAGGAGTGAAGGTGGCCCAGCAGCCAAAACGGAGCGCCCAGGAAACAAG GATCGGCCGGCCTTGCAGCTGTACCAGCCAAGAGTTCGCATCCGAGCACGAGAAGGTGGTAGGGGAACCTCTGTGGAGTGCCCTGGCAGGAACAAGGACGAGGCTGAAGATTCAGCACAGGGGGGTTCCCAGAAGAGCGAAGAGGCAGG GAAAGGAacctatctataa
- the UPF3A gene encoding regulator of nonsense transcripts 3A isoform X4 — translation MRSEKEGAGGPGAAVAARGPSGREKPSAVEVQFRRESPRREPEAPPASFFVCGDGICKHREEKKTVLSKVVIRRLPPSLTKEQLEEQLHPLPAHDYFEFFTADFSLYPHLYSRAYINFRNPDDILLFRDRFDGYIFIDSKGLEYPAVVEFAPFQKIAKKKLKKKDAKTGSIEDDPEYKKFLETYCVEEEKTNANPETLLGDMEAKTRELIARRTTPLLEYIKNRKLEKQRIREEKREERRRRELEKKRLREEEKRKKRDEERCKRKEADKQKRIAERELLKKPEKGEEPTTEKPKERGEEMDTRDGEQESCPGCAVRKPMPLGSSLEEPREKSQNESNEEQRELDRRFREKDPETQRCHLDDSRKQRAHCEFDTFSRRNEEELRWGKGGPPDRGKKGSQDSGNAVEAAERPGKEQRSEGGPAAKTERPGNKDRPALQLYQPRVRIRAREGGRGTSVECPGRNKDEAEDSAQGGSQKSEEAGKGTYL, via the exons CTCGTTCTTCGTTTGCGGGGACGGCATTTGCAAACATCGCGAGGAGAAGAAAACGGTCCTGAgcaag GTGGTCATCCGGCGGCTTCCTCCCAGCCTCACCAAGGAGCAGCTGGAAGAGCAGCTACACCCACTGCCGGCACATGATTACTTTGAGTTCTTTACTGCTGATTTCAG TCTTTATCCTCATCTCTACTCAAGAGCATACATTAATTTTAGAAATCCTGATGACATCCTTCTTTTTAGAGATCGTTTTGATGGATATATCTTCATTGACAGTAAAG GCCTAGAATATCCTGCAGTGGTAGAGTTTGCCCCATTCCAGAAGATAGCCAAaaagaagctaaagaaaaaagatgCCAAAACCGGAAGCATTGAAGATG atcCGGAATACAAGAAGTTTTTGGAAACTTACTGTGTGGAGGAAGAGAAAACGAATGCCAATCCTGAAACTCTTCTGGGAGACATGGAGGCAAAGACAAGAGAGCTTATTG CTAGAAGAACCACACCTCTTttggaatatattaaaaatagaaaattagagaAGCAG AGGATTCGAGAAGAGAAGCGAGAAGAGCGAaggaggagggagctggagaaGAAGCGCTTacgggaagaagaaaagagaaaaaagagagacgaGGAGAGGTGTAAGAGAAAAGAAGCAGACAAACAGAAGAGAAtagcagagagagaa CTTcttaagaaaccagaaaagggagaggaaccAACCACtgagaagccaaaagaaagaggagaggaaatggaTACTAGAGATGGAGAACAGGAGTCCTGTCCTGGCTGTGCTGTCCGGAAGCCCATGCCCTTGGGGAGCTCGCTGGAGGAGCCCAGGGAAAA GTCACAGAATGAGAGCAATGAAGAGCAAAGGGAGTTGGACCGAAGATTCAGAGAAAAAGACCCTGAAACACAAAGATGCCACTTGGATGACAGTAGAAAGCAGAGAGCTCACTGTGAGTTTGACACGTTTTCGCGGAGAAATGAGGAGGAGCTGAGATGGGGGAAAGGAGGCCCCCCcgacagagggaagaaggggagccAGGACAGTGGCAACGCTGTGGAGGCAGCAGAGCGGCCCGGGAAAGAGCAGAGGAGTGAAGGTGGCCCAGCAGCCAAAACGGAGCGCCCAGGAAACAAG GATCGGCCGGCCTTGCAGCTGTACCAGCCAAGAGTTCGCATCCGAGCACGAGAAGGTGGTAGGGGAACCTCTGTGGAGTGCCCTGGCAGGAACAAGGACGAGGCTGAAGATTCAGCACAGGGGGGTTCCCAGAAGAGCGAAGAGGCAGG GAAAGGAacctatctataa
- the UPF3A gene encoding regulator of nonsense transcripts 3A isoform X1 has protein sequence MRSEKEGAGGPGAAVAARGPSGREKPSAVEVQFRRESPRREPEAPPASFFVCGDGICKHREEKKTVLSKVVIRRLPPSLTKEQLEEQLHPLPAHDYFEFFTADFSLYPHLYSRAYINFRNPDDILLFRDRFDGYIFIDSKGLEYPAVVEFAPFQKIAKKKLKKKDAKTGSIEDDPEYKKFLETYCVEEEKTNANPETLLGDMEAKTRELIARRTTPLLEYIKNRKLEKQRIREEKREERRRRELEKKRLREEEKRKKRDEERCKRKEADKQKRIAEREVRIKLLKKPEKGEEPTTEKPKERGEEMDTRDGEQESCPGCAVRKPMPLGSSLEEPREKSQNESNEEQRELDRRFREKDPETQRCHLDDSRKQRAHCEFDTFSRRNEEELRWGKGGPPDRGKKGSQDSGNAVEAAERPGKEQRSEGGPAAKTERPGNKGRQNHRQEESLLHPWLITSVSPRSFSSFLNLRIGRPCSCTSQEFASEHEKVVGEPLWSALAGTRTRLKIQHRGVPRRAKRQGKEPIYKMKRQPMERKKISSNNIPNKGLISKIWKEFITTQ, from the exons CTCGTTCTTCGTTTGCGGGGACGGCATTTGCAAACATCGCGAGGAGAAGAAAACGGTCCTGAgcaag GTGGTCATCCGGCGGCTTCCTCCCAGCCTCACCAAGGAGCAGCTGGAAGAGCAGCTACACCCACTGCCGGCACATGATTACTTTGAGTTCTTTACTGCTGATTTCAG TCTTTATCCTCATCTCTACTCAAGAGCATACATTAATTTTAGAAATCCTGATGACATCCTTCTTTTTAGAGATCGTTTTGATGGATATATCTTCATTGACAGTAAAG GCCTAGAATATCCTGCAGTGGTAGAGTTTGCCCCATTCCAGAAGATAGCCAAaaagaagctaaagaaaaaagatgCCAAAACCGGAAGCATTGAAGATG atcCGGAATACAAGAAGTTTTTGGAAACTTACTGTGTGGAGGAAGAGAAAACGAATGCCAATCCTGAAACTCTTCTGGGAGACATGGAGGCAAAGACAAGAGAGCTTATTG CTAGAAGAACCACACCTCTTttggaatatattaaaaatagaaaattagagaAGCAG AGGATTCGAGAAGAGAAGCGAGAAGAGCGAaggaggagggagctggagaaGAAGCGCTTacgggaagaagaaaagagaaaaaagagagacgaGGAGAGGTGTAAGAGAAAAGAAGCAGACAAACAGAAGAGAAtagcagagagagaagtaagGATTAAG CTTcttaagaaaccagaaaagggagaggaaccAACCACtgagaagccaaaagaaagaggagaggaaatggaTACTAGAGATGGAGAACAGGAGTCCTGTCCTGGCTGTGCTGTCCGGAAGCCCATGCCCTTGGGGAGCTCGCTGGAGGAGCCCAGGGAAAA GTCACAGAATGAGAGCAATGAAGAGCAAAGGGAGTTGGACCGAAGATTCAGAGAAAAAGACCCTGAAACACAAAGATGCCACTTGGATGACAGTAGAAAGCAGAGAGCTCACTGTGAGTTTGACACGTTTTCGCGGAGAAATGAGGAGGAGCTGAGATGGGGGAAAGGAGGCCCCCCcgacagagggaagaaggggagccAGGACAGTGGCAACGCTGTGGAGGCAGCAGAGCGGCCCGGGAAAGAGCAGAGGAGTGAAGGTGGCCCAGCAGCCAAAACGGAGCGCCCAGGAAACAAG ggCAGGCAAAACCACAGGCAAGAGGAGAGCCTTCTTCACCCCTGGCTAATCACATCTGTGTCACCCAGGAGTTTCTCTAGTTTCCTTAATCTCAG GATCGGCCGGCCTTGCAGCTGTACCAGCCAAGAGTTCGCATCCGAGCACGAGAAGGTGGTAGGGGAACCTCTGTGGAGTGCCCTGGCAGGAACAAGGACGAGGCTGAAGATTCAGCACAGGGGGGTTCCCAGAAGAGCGAAGAGGCAGG GAAAGGAacctatctataaaatgaagaggcAGCCTATGGAGAGGAAGAAGATATCTTCAAACAACATacctaataaggggttaatatccaaaatatggaaagaattcataacaactcaatag
- the UPF3A gene encoding regulator of nonsense transcripts 3A isoform X2, protein MRSEKEGAGGPGAAVAARGPSGREKPSAVEVQFRRESPRREPEAPPASFFVCGDGICKHREEKKTVLSKVVIRRLPPSLTKEQLEEQLHPLPAHDYFEFFTADFSLYPHLYSRAYINFRNPDDILLFRDRFDGYIFIDSKGLEYPAVVEFAPFQKIAKKKLKKKDAKTGSIEDDPEYKKFLETYCVEEEKTNANPETLLGDMEAKTRELIARRTTPLLEYIKNRKLEKQRIREEKREERRRRELEKKRLREEEKRKKRDEERCKRKEADKQKRIAERELLKKPEKGEEPTTEKPKERGEEMDTRDGEQESCPGCAVRKPMPLGSSLEEPREKSQNESNEEQRELDRRFREKDPETQRCHLDDSRKQRAHCEFDTFSRRNEEELRWGKGGPPDRGKKGSQDSGNAVEAAERPGKEQRSEGGPAAKTERPGNKGRQNHRQEESLLHPWLITSVSPRSFSSFLNLRIGRPCSCTSQEFASEHEKVVGEPLWSALAGTRTRLKIQHRGVPRRAKRQGKEPIYKMKRQPMERKKISSNNIPNKGLISKIWKEFITTQ, encoded by the exons CTCGTTCTTCGTTTGCGGGGACGGCATTTGCAAACATCGCGAGGAGAAGAAAACGGTCCTGAgcaag GTGGTCATCCGGCGGCTTCCTCCCAGCCTCACCAAGGAGCAGCTGGAAGAGCAGCTACACCCACTGCCGGCACATGATTACTTTGAGTTCTTTACTGCTGATTTCAG TCTTTATCCTCATCTCTACTCAAGAGCATACATTAATTTTAGAAATCCTGATGACATCCTTCTTTTTAGAGATCGTTTTGATGGATATATCTTCATTGACAGTAAAG GCCTAGAATATCCTGCAGTGGTAGAGTTTGCCCCATTCCAGAAGATAGCCAAaaagaagctaaagaaaaaagatgCCAAAACCGGAAGCATTGAAGATG atcCGGAATACAAGAAGTTTTTGGAAACTTACTGTGTGGAGGAAGAGAAAACGAATGCCAATCCTGAAACTCTTCTGGGAGACATGGAGGCAAAGACAAGAGAGCTTATTG CTAGAAGAACCACACCTCTTttggaatatattaaaaatagaaaattagagaAGCAG AGGATTCGAGAAGAGAAGCGAGAAGAGCGAaggaggagggagctggagaaGAAGCGCTTacgggaagaagaaaagagaaaaaagagagacgaGGAGAGGTGTAAGAGAAAAGAAGCAGACAAACAGAAGAGAAtagcagagagagaa CTTcttaagaaaccagaaaagggagaggaaccAACCACtgagaagccaaaagaaagaggagaggaaatggaTACTAGAGATGGAGAACAGGAGTCCTGTCCTGGCTGTGCTGTCCGGAAGCCCATGCCCTTGGGGAGCTCGCTGGAGGAGCCCAGGGAAAA GTCACAGAATGAGAGCAATGAAGAGCAAAGGGAGTTGGACCGAAGATTCAGAGAAAAAGACCCTGAAACACAAAGATGCCACTTGGATGACAGTAGAAAGCAGAGAGCTCACTGTGAGTTTGACACGTTTTCGCGGAGAAATGAGGAGGAGCTGAGATGGGGGAAAGGAGGCCCCCCcgacagagggaagaaggggagccAGGACAGTGGCAACGCTGTGGAGGCAGCAGAGCGGCCCGGGAAAGAGCAGAGGAGTGAAGGTGGCCCAGCAGCCAAAACGGAGCGCCCAGGAAACAAG ggCAGGCAAAACCACAGGCAAGAGGAGAGCCTTCTTCACCCCTGGCTAATCACATCTGTGTCACCCAGGAGTTTCTCTAGTTTCCTTAATCTCAG GATCGGCCGGCCTTGCAGCTGTACCAGCCAAGAGTTCGCATCCGAGCACGAGAAGGTGGTAGGGGAACCTCTGTGGAGTGCCCTGGCAGGAACAAGGACGAGGCTGAAGATTCAGCACAGGGGGGTTCCCAGAAGAGCGAAGAGGCAGG GAAAGGAacctatctataaaatgaagaggcAGCCTATGGAGAGGAAGAAGATATCTTCAAACAACATacctaataaggggttaatatccaaaatatggaaagaattcataacaactcaatag